The following are encoded in a window of Numida meleagris isolate 19003 breed g44 Domestic line chromosome 9, NumMel1.0, whole genome shotgun sequence genomic DNA:
- the ARRDC4 gene encoding arrestin domain-containing protein 4, whose protein sequence is MAGRAAERRPMRGGPGAGLSAAGAGGDGRVLKLPSTAAAGYPGSRGAMAAAGPGPGPGAGGKVKTLALVLQDEARRGGYCSGDTVSGQVLLELAGPLPLRGLRLEAAGRARVAWSEAPGTVGAAGACGTEAAAGPRREAEVRYLDIRQSLLPRAAEGEEGLVLLDGRHEFPFSFQLPQEPLVTSFTGKYGSIQYYVKAVLERPAAADQSVQTELQVISHIDVNSPALLTPVLRSQEKMVGCWFFTSGPVSLSAKIERKGYCNGEAIPIYAEIENCSSRLIVPKAAIFQTQTYLASGKTKTFRQMVANVRGNHIASGSTDTWNGKTLKIPPVSPSILDCCIIRVEYTLAVYIHIPGAKKLMIEMPLVIGTIPCIGFSSRNSSITSQFSMDMSWLALTLPEHPEAPPNYADVVSEEEFSRHVPAYPPPIDCEEQLCCPVFAYIQEFRFQPPPLYSEVDPHPTDVEEFQPVSLMP, encoded by the exons ATGGCGGGGCGAGCGGCCGAGCGGCGGCCAATGAGAGGCGGCCCGGGGGCGGGACTTTCCGCTGCGGGCGCTGGCGGAGACGGGCGGGTTTTAAAGCTACCGTCGACGGCGGCCGCTGGCTACCCCGGGAGCCGGGGAGCGATggcggcggccgggccgggcccgggCCCCGGGGCCGGCGGGAAGGTGAAGACGCTggccctggtgctgcaggacGAGGCCCGGCGCGGCGGCTACTGCAGCGGGGACACGGTGTCGGgccaggtgctgctggagctggcggGACCGCTGCCGCTCCGCGGGCTGCGCCTGGAGGCGGCGGGCCGGGCCCGCGTCGCCTGGAGCGAGGCGCCGGGAACCGTCGGCGCGGCGGGGGCCTGCGGAacggaggcggcggcggggccgcggcgggAGGCTGAGGTGCGCTACCTGGACATCCGGCAGAGCCTGCTGCCGCGCGCGGCCGAAG GTGAGGAAGGCTTAGTTCTCTTAGATGGAAGACATGAATTTCCCTTCAGCTTTCAACTCCCACAAGA ACCTCTGGTGACCTCTTTCACTGGGAAGTATGGCAGTATTCAGTACTATGTGAAAGCAGTTCTGGAAAGACCCGCAGCAGCTGATCAAAGCGTACAGACAGAGCTTCAGGTCATCAGCCATATCGATGTCAACTCACCAGCTTTATTG ACACCTGTTCTGAGAAGTCAGGAGAAGATGGTTGGCTGTTGGTTTTTCACCTCTGGGCCAGTGTCTCTGAGTGCCAAAATTGAGAGGAAGGGATACTGTAATG GGGAAGCCATACCAATCTATGCAGAAATCGAGAATTGTTCTTCTCGCCTGATTGTTCCAAAAGCTGCCATTTTCCAAACACAAACTTACCTGGCCAGTGGGAAGACAAAAACTTTCCGTCAGATGGTTGCCAATGTGCGAGGAAACCATATTGCCTCTGGGAGCACAGATACCTGGAATGGGAAAACTCTGAAAATCCCACCTGTATCCCCCTCTATACTTGACTGCTGTATTATTCGAGTAGAATACACATTAGCT GTGTATATCCATATTCCTGGTGCTAAGAAATTGATGATTGAAATGCCTCTAGTGATTGGCACTATTCCATGTATTGGCTTTTCAAGCAGAAACTCCAGCATTACCAGCCAGTTTAGTATGGATATGAGTTGGCTGGCCTTAACCCTGCCAGAGCACCCTGAAG CACCACCAAATTACGCTGATGTAGTGTCTGAGGAAGAGTTCTCCAGACATGTTCCTGCTTATCCACCTCCAATTGACTGCGAGGAACAATTGTGTTGTCCTGTGTTTGCTTACATACAAGAGTTCCGGTTTCAGCCTCCACCTCTTTAttcagag GTTGATCCACATCCAACTGATGTAGAAGAATTTCAGCCTGTTTCATTAATGCCTTGA